In a genomic window of Thermosynechococcus sp. CL-1:
- a CDS encoding phosphodiester glycosidase family protein — MAQVIAGDRLNLNGRDYAVAWQQWRDDQNQLRIGISDGGLANRFGVLLGDTTDPFQQPVAWFQPQFSPLAVRFSPNGMYRYLDITPWIEQYQWQVQPQGNTLQISTPPARILSWRQGRQPWGDRWVFELDRPTPWQVNRLTFSRTGLAPRDLSLTIEATGQLATIPNVKITATPNRTVLETQIPSTTRPVASMLLNPPRLVIDFRRDAPPPRTIQWAPGLRWQQQTVTLGSRQFPVDLLIINPQQPGLRLRPLGMTPTTLVGLATVPELAQRWQAAAAINAGFFNRDRQAPLGAIRSEGNWLSGPILNRGAIGWDDRGQMVVGRLSLQQRVRTPAGTVPIVTFNSGYVQAGLALYTPSWGASYQGKTGSEVVITVRNQQVVGQQPINNNQAIPIPADGFLLVARNFNSALANFPPGASVQLETTAVPAVFNSIPNIVGAGPLLVDQGRVVLNAALEQFGAGLDAQAAPRSAMGNRNDGSIVWVTTHNRVGGMGPTLAEWAQIVRQLGLINAVNLDGGSSTALYIGGVLVDRHSVTTTRVNNAIGVFWQPTP, encoded by the coding sequence ATGGCGCAGGTTATCGCCGGCGATCGCCTGAACTTAAATGGCCGCGACTATGCAGTGGCTTGGCAGCAGTGGCGCGATGACCAAAATCAACTGCGCATAGGGATTAGCGATGGTGGCCTTGCCAATCGCTTCGGGGTGCTCCTTGGGGATACTACAGACCCGTTTCAGCAACCAGTGGCTTGGTTTCAGCCGCAATTTAGCCCCTTGGCGGTGCGCTTTAGCCCCAACGGCATGTATCGCTACTTGGACATTACACCGTGGATTGAGCAATATCAGTGGCAGGTGCAACCCCAAGGCAATACGCTCCAGATCAGTACCCCCCCGGCACGGATTCTCAGTTGGCGGCAGGGACGACAACCTTGGGGCGATCGCTGGGTCTTTGAATTGGATCGCCCTACCCCTTGGCAAGTGAATCGGCTCACCTTTAGTCGTACTGGTCTCGCTCCCCGCGATCTTAGCCTGACGATTGAGGCGACGGGACAGTTGGCCACGATTCCCAATGTCAAAATTACAGCTACCCCCAATCGCACAGTCTTGGAAACACAAATTCCTAGCACAACTCGCCCAGTGGCCTCAATGCTGCTCAATCCACCGCGTCTGGTGATTGATTTTCGCAGGGATGCGCCCCCCCCGCGTACGATTCAATGGGCACCGGGGCTACGTTGGCAACAGCAAACCGTTACCCTCGGCAGTCGTCAGTTTCCTGTGGATCTGCTGATCATTAACCCTCAGCAGCCGGGGCTGCGTCTGCGTCCCCTCGGCATGACCCCCACAACCTTGGTGGGCTTAGCAACGGTGCCCGAACTGGCTCAACGCTGGCAAGCCGCAGCCGCCATTAATGCTGGATTCTTTAATCGCGATCGCCAAGCTCCCTTGGGGGCCATTCGCAGTGAGGGCAACTGGCTCTCAGGTCCGATTCTCAATCGCGGTGCCATTGGCTGGGACGATCGCGGCCAGATGGTTGTCGGTCGCCTTAGTTTGCAGCAGCGGGTGAGGACGCCGGCCGGTACGGTGCCCATTGTCACGTTCAATTCTGGCTATGTCCAAGCCGGTCTTGCCCTTTATACCCCCAGTTGGGGCGCGAGCTACCAAGGGAAAACGGGCAGCGAAGTGGTGATTACGGTGCGCAATCAGCAGGTGGTGGGGCAGCAACCGATCAATAACAATCAAGCGATTCCTATTCCTGCAGATGGCTTTCTACTGGTGGCGCGTAACTTTAATTCCGCCTTGGCAAACTTCCCACCGGGAGCTTCCGTGCAACTGGAAACCACGGCTGTGCCCGCTGTTTTTAATAGCATTCCCAATATTGTTGGTGCAGGTCCCCTACTGGTGGATCAGGGGCGAGTGGTCTTGAATGCGGCACTGGAGCAATTTGGAGCGGGTTTAGATGCGCAGGCAGCCCCCCGCAGTGCCATGGGCAATCGCAATGATGGCAGCATTGTCTGGGTCACCACCCACAACCGTGTTGGGGGTATGGGGCCAACCCTCGCCGAATGGGCACAAATTGTCCGCCAGTTGGGCTTGATCAATGCCGTCAATCTGGATGGTGGCAGTTCCACGGCTCTCTACATTGGTGGGGTCTTGGTGGATCGCCATTCGGTGACAACGACGCGGGTGAACAACGCCATTGGTGTCTTTTGGCAGCCAACCCCCTAG
- a CDS encoding phosphoketolase yields MTAVTSVPSFCEGIQYFGDDWPDWQRYGQSPLLNDQQSTLTDLDTPAAAYQTLLYADALRYLILQMTGSKASGHPGGFASQAEAYAALVMLGHKNIITEVGHHAPGFYAALFLDRSLEKMGIYTVQDLRDRFREKHGLLGHLSGYIPGVLAPAGPLGQGQHFAMAAAWLHRQTLFPFTLGDGGLGEPYVMSSMAHFHTAFPEVTNFLPILVWNGFSQEHHSMVSRKTNPEMMAYWHGNGFQEVVLVDAKDFDDSDQEGDYVDSTLFSFGQRLAFMQAVLKGVQEAARSALSGKLTVFILKQLKGAGVHAKGAKSHNLYAQHTLDNPDIVNALKARALSPAAWELVRQNCVAAAGGPAAEVVVTEQVLDLPPLGEVALEAYALGENKVATTAMGRMVAEVGQRDRRYLVTNADGNEASGIGNINQALKIIHPTTDPLYNQVPNGQVYEPLSEDACAGLAAGLCLMGSRSLWCSYESFAINGLPIWQTVTQAMAELRRPTPATVTLYTAGALEQGRNGWTHQRPEIEAYYAALLRNGNVFVLFPPDANSIQVCYRWALTAQNKGIAIFASKTSLPVRTTFAQTEQALDDGAVTLYESAAGRATLVLAVLGDMILQPVYNALPQLEQLGYRVRIVSVINPRRLYRPTDVAWQTCAEPDGGFADEATFQRLFGGDALLGVTGGPAALLEPILLRATCPRDVLAWQRGETTASPAELMAYNGLTPEAICDRARSLLK; encoded by the coding sequence ATGACAGCGGTAACTTCGGTGCCCAGTTTCTGTGAAGGAATCCAGTATTTCGGCGACGATTGGCCAGATTGGCAACGGTATGGTCAAAGCCCCCTCCTCAATGACCAACAGAGCACCCTCACAGACTTAGACACCCCTGCGGCTGCCTATCAAACGCTCCTCTATGCCGACGCCCTGCGCTATCTAATTTTACAGATGACCGGCAGTAAAGCCTCAGGTCACCCCGGTGGTTTTGCCAGCCAAGCGGAAGCTTATGCCGCCCTAGTAATGCTGGGGCACAAGAACATCATCACCGAAGTAGGGCACCACGCCCCCGGCTTTTATGCCGCCCTGTTCTTGGATCGCTCCCTCGAAAAGATGGGTATTTATACGGTTCAAGACCTGCGCGATCGCTTCCGCGAAAAACATGGCCTCCTTGGCCACCTCTCTGGCTATATTCCGGGGGTTCTGGCCCCCGCTGGTCCCCTCGGACAGGGGCAGCACTTTGCCATGGCCGCCGCTTGGTTGCACCGCCAAACCCTCTTTCCCTTCACCTTGGGGGATGGTGGCCTAGGGGAACCCTATGTGATGAGCAGTATGGCCCACTTCCACACCGCTTTTCCTGAGGTGACCAACTTCCTGCCCATCCTCGTGTGGAACGGCTTTAGCCAAGAGCACCACAGTATGGTCTCCCGCAAAACCAATCCCGAAATGATGGCCTACTGGCACGGCAATGGCTTCCAAGAGGTGGTGCTGGTGGATGCCAAGGACTTTGACGACAGCGACCAAGAAGGGGATTACGTTGATAGCACGCTCTTTTCCTTTGGTCAGCGATTGGCCTTCATGCAGGCGGTGCTCAAGGGGGTACAGGAGGCGGCGCGATCGGCTCTCTCCGGCAAGTTAACGGTTTTTATCCTCAAGCAACTGAAAGGCGCCGGCGTGCATGCCAAGGGGGCAAAATCCCACAATCTCTACGCCCAGCACACCCTCGACAACCCTGATATTGTCAATGCTCTCAAAGCCCGTGCCCTTTCCCCCGCTGCTTGGGAACTGGTGCGCCAAAACTGTGTTGCTGCGGCCGGTGGGCCTGCGGCAGAGGTGGTGGTTACTGAGCAGGTCTTAGATTTACCGCCCCTTGGGGAGGTTGCCCTTGAGGCCTATGCCTTGGGTGAAAACAAAGTAGCCACAACGGCGATGGGGCGCATGGTGGCAGAAGTGGGACAGCGCGATCGCCGCTATCTGGTCACGAATGCCGATGGCAATGAGGCCTCTGGCATTGGCAACATCAACCAAGCCCTGAAGATCATTCACCCGACCACGGATCCCCTCTACAACCAAGTGCCCAATGGCCAAGTCTATGAACCCCTGAGCGAAGATGCCTGTGCGGGTCTGGCGGCAGGGCTGTGCTTGATGGGGAGCCGCAGCCTTTGGTGCTCCTACGAATCCTTTGCCATTAACGGCCTTCCCATTTGGCAAACGGTTACCCAAGCCATGGCTGAACTCCGTCGTCCCACACCCGCCACAGTGACCCTTTATACTGCGGGTGCCCTTGAGCAGGGGCGCAATGGCTGGACGCACCAACGCCCGGAAATTGAAGCCTACTACGCTGCCCTGTTGCGCAATGGCAATGTCTTTGTCCTCTTTCCGCCGGATGCCAACAGCATTCAAGTGTGCTACCGCTGGGCACTCACAGCACAAAACAAGGGAATTGCCATCTTTGCCAGTAAAACATCCCTACCGGTGCGCACCACCTTTGCCCAAACCGAACAGGCCCTTGATGACGGTGCAGTAACCCTCTACGAGTCTGCCGCTGGTCGTGCCACATTGGTACTGGCGGTGCTGGGGGACATGATTTTGCAACCCGTGTATAATGCCCTGCCCCAGTTGGAGCAGCTTGGCTATCGGGTGCGGATTGTCTCGGTGATCAATCCCCGGCGACTGTACCGCCCCACGGATGTTGCTTGGCAAACCTGTGCTGAACCCGATGGTGGTTTTGCCGATGAGGCCACCTTCCAACGACTTTTTGGTGGTGATGCCCTTTTGGGAGTCACGGGCGGCCCTGCGGCACTGTTGGAGCCAATTCTTTTGCGTGCCACCTGTCCCCGCGATGTGTTGGCTTGGCAACGGGGAGAAACGACGGCTA
- a CDS encoding radical SAM protein, with the protein MRPLVANYYLTYRCNARCHFCDIWALEPGKEADFSAIQTNLRDLKRLGVKYVDFTGGEPLLRADAPAIYREAKRLGFMTSMTTNTILYPRRAREIQGLVDFLNFSLDGPDAATHDQSRGVKIFDTLVESVKIALELGEYPVLNHTVTAQNYERIGEVAEFAQSLGVRVWLNPAFTAHENYNDKKNPTPEIADHIEQNAKKYNNVGYNKAALALIRAGGNNTQNPRCKAVDAVIAISPNDELLLPCYHFAQKGVPINGRLYELYKSSEVVEEYRRSQGRLSVCEGCTVWCYLIPSFFKGVDKYWFLNQVTYAGEFLARKQFLQRSRSPRRTPVGVG; encoded by the coding sequence ATGCGTCCACTGGTTGCTAACTACTACCTGACCTACCGCTGTAACGCCCGCTGCCACTTTTGCGACATTTGGGCACTGGAACCGGGCAAAGAAGCTGATTTTAGCGCCATCCAAACCAATCTCCGCGATTTGAAACGTTTGGGGGTCAAATATGTGGACTTTACGGGGGGTGAACCGCTGCTGCGTGCCGATGCCCCAGCCATCTACCGGGAAGCCAAGCGTCTCGGCTTCATGACTAGCATGACGACAAATACGATTCTCTATCCCCGCCGTGCTAGGGAAATTCAGGGCTTGGTGGATTTCTTGAACTTCTCCCTCGATGGGCCTGATGCGGCCACCCATGATCAGTCGCGGGGCGTGAAAATTTTTGACACGTTGGTGGAGTCCGTCAAAATTGCCCTTGAGCTTGGTGAATATCCAGTGCTGAATCACACCGTCACTGCCCAAAATTATGAACGGATTGGTGAGGTGGCCGAATTTGCCCAAAGTCTAGGGGTACGGGTTTGGTTGAACCCCGCCTTTACCGCCCATGAAAACTACAACGACAAGAAGAACCCCACCCCTGAAATTGCCGACCACATTGAACAAAATGCGAAGAAGTATAACAATGTTGGTTACAATAAGGCAGCATTAGCCCTCATCCGTGCGGGGGGAAACAATACCCAAAATCCCCGTTGCAAGGCGGTGGATGCAGTCATTGCTATTTCCCCCAATGATGAGTTGCTGCTACCGTGCTACCACTTTGCGCAGAAGGGAGTCCCCATCAATGGTCGCCTGTACGAGCTGTACAAGTCCTCCGAGGTGGTAGAGGAGTATCGCCGCTCCCAAGGCCGACTCTCCGTCTGCGAAGGCTGCACAGTGTGGTGTTATCTCATTCCCAGCTTCTTTAAGGGAGTGGATAAGTACTGGTTTCTCAATCAGGTGACCTATGCCGGAGAATTCCTGGCCCGAAAACAGTTTCTACAACGAAGCCGATCCCCTCGACGAACTCCTGTCGGAGTGGGTTGA
- a CDS encoding Mo-dependent nitrogenase C-terminal domain-containing protein yields the protein MRNCEDSPMNQRLAQRTPTSLTTKIRQWLMTYPITTPAIAHRICRLIPAQCPFARTLSLFGRPVISIPPLCKLNPFYEEVVMLRFRALTYLSDVCQEDISQYV from the coding sequence ATGCGCAATTGTGAGGATAGCCCCATGAATCAACGCCTTGCCCAACGCACGCCTACTTCTTTAACGACCAAAATCCGTCAGTGGCTAATGACTTATCCGATCACAACGCCAGCGATCGCCCACCGCATTTGCCGCCTTATTCCAGCCCAATGTCCCTTTGCCCGCACCCTCTCCCTCTTTGGTCGGCCAGTCATCAGCATTCCCCCTCTGTGTAAACTCAATCCCTTTTATGAAGAAGTCGTGATGCTGCGGTTTCGTGCCCTCACCTACCTCAGCGATGTCTGCCAAGAGGACATCAGCCAATACGTCTAG
- a CDS encoding cobyrinate a,c-diamide synthase, with the protein MALVIAGDRSGVGKTTVALALNAALTARGQRVQTFKVGPDYIDPLFHSAISGRPCRNLDVVLTSADYVRACVGYYSQGMDAVLIEGVMGLFDGRGGSHEGSTAHIAQLLQAPILLVVDVQKQAASVAALVYGFCHYDPSLQIAGVVLNRVASDRHRQMLEAALAPLGVPILGIIYRDQALALPSRHLGLVPPHESGEFQHLGDRLAHLGNTYFDWERLTPLLAPAPTPAAPPFSVSPLTPVTLGIAQDAAFQFYYADTLDLLHALGATLIPVSPLRDAHLPTGLQGLILGGGFPEVFAPELAANHSFLESLRQAIEGGLALYAECGGLMYLSQGIQTCEGHYYPLVGYLPTVARMGKKLTLGYRQATALQTTVCLRAGERVQGHEFHYSCLSVPPPTPLWQLDGQAEGWGSSRLHASYLHLHWGGNPQWAIRFLQQAAKVG; encoded by the coding sequence ATGGCATTGGTGATAGCGGGCGATCGCAGTGGTGTCGGCAAAACAACGGTTGCTTTGGCCTTGAATGCAGCCTTAACGGCACGGGGGCAGCGCGTCCAAACATTTAAGGTGGGGCCTGACTACATTGATCCCCTGTTTCACAGCGCCATCAGTGGCCGCCCTTGCCGTAACCTTGACGTGGTGTTGACCAGTGCTGACTATGTCCGCGCCTGTGTGGGCTATTACAGTCAGGGTATGGATGCAGTGCTCATTGAGGGGGTGATGGGGCTGTTTGATGGTCGAGGGGGCAGCCATGAGGGCAGTACGGCACACATTGCCCAACTCTTGCAGGCTCCCATCCTACTGGTTGTGGATGTGCAAAAACAGGCAGCTTCGGTGGCGGCCTTGGTCTATGGCTTTTGCCACTATGATCCCTCCCTCCAGATTGCCGGCGTGGTCTTAAATCGCGTGGCCAGCGATCGCCATCGGCAAATGTTAGAAGCTGCCCTTGCCCCCCTTGGGGTGCCCATTCTCGGCATCATCTATCGCGATCAGGCCTTGGCACTCCCCAGTCGCCACCTCGGCTTAGTGCCGCCCCACGAATCAGGGGAATTTCAGCACCTCGGCGATCGCCTTGCCCATTTAGGAAACACCTATTTTGACTGGGAGCGCCTCACGCCACTCCTTGCCCCAGCCCCCACCCCCGCAGCCCCCCCTTTTAGCGTTTCCCCCCTGACTCCAGTCACCCTTGGCATTGCCCAAGATGCCGCCTTTCAGTTTTACTACGCTGACACCCTTGATCTGCTCCACGCTTTAGGGGCAACGTTAATTCCGGTCTCACCCCTGCGGGATGCCCACTTGCCCACCGGTCTACAGGGGTTGATCCTAGGGGGTGGCTTTCCAGAGGTGTTTGCCCCAGAGCTAGCGGCGAATCACTCGTTCCTTGAATCACTGCGGCAGGCCATTGAAGGGGGCTTAGCCCTCTATGCCGAGTGTGGTGGCCTCATGTACCTCAGCCAAGGCATCCAAACCTGTGAGGGACACTACTATCCTTTGGTGGGATACTTGCCGACGGTTGCCCGCATGGGTAAAAAACTCACCCTCGGCTATCGCCAAGCCACGGCTTTGCAAACAACGGTGTGTCTGCGGGCAGGAGAGAGGGTTCAAGGCCATGAATTTCACTATTCCTGTTTGAGTGTGCCGCCGCCAACGCCGCTGTGGCAATTGGACGGTCAAGCCGAGGGCTGGGGCAGTTCTCGACTCCACGCCAGTTATCTCCATCTCCATTGGGGCGGCAATCCGCAGTGGGCGATTCGCTTTCTGCAGCAGGCAGCAAAGGTTGGATAA
- the secA gene encoding preprotein translocase subunit SecA, with protein sequence MLKALFGDPNQRKVKKYQPLVVEINLLEEQIQPLSDSELQAKTAEFRQRLDNGETLDDLLPEAFAVVREASRRVLGMRHFDVQLIGGMILHDGQIAEMKTGEGKTLVATLPAYLNALTGKGVHIVTVNDYLARRDAEWMGQVHRFLGLTVGLIQQHMAPQERQKSYACDITYATNSEIGFDYLRDNMATSMAEVVQRPFNYCIIDEVDSVLIDEARTPLIISGQVERPTEKYLKAAEVARLLKKDEHYEVDEKARNVLMTDEGFIEAEKLLGVSDLYDPQDPWAHYIFNAIKAKELFQRDVNYIVRNGEVVIVDEFTGRVMVGRRWSDGLHQAIEAKEGLDIQNESQTLATITYQNLFLLYPKLAGMTGTAKTEEAEFEKIYKLEVTVVPTNRPSQRRDFPDVVYKTERGKWLAVASECAEIHATGRPVLVGTTSVEKSELLSQLLRELEIPHNLLNAKPENVERESEIIAQAGRKGAVTISTNMAGRGTDIILGGNADYMARLKVREYFMPRIVMPPSDDPMMLLGLKMDRGGGQGFSQAAQKNWKASPGLFPCEISQDAEKLLRHAVDVAVKTYGERSLPELQAEDMLAIASEKAPTQDPVIQALRDAFNRIREEYEVVTKKEHEEVVALGGLHVIGTERHESRRIDNQLRGRAGRQGDPGSTRFFLSLEDNLLRIFGGDRVASIMNALRVDEDMPIESGLLTRSLENAQRKVETYYYDIRKQVFEYDEVMNNQRRAIYAERRRVLEGEDLKDRVLEYAEKTMDDIIAAYVNPDLPPEEWDLEGLVAKVQEFVYLLSDLRPEHLAHLSVPEMQAFLHEQVRTAYEQKEAEIERIQTGLMRQAERFFILQQIDLLWREHLQQMDALRESVGLRGYGQEDPLVEYKREGYELFLDMMVMIRRNVVYSLFQFQPQVAPASSSSDQA encoded by the coding sequence ATGCTGAAAGCCCTATTTGGCGATCCCAATCAGCGCAAGGTTAAAAAGTATCAACCCCTTGTGGTCGAGATCAACCTGCTGGAGGAGCAAATTCAGCCCCTAAGCGATAGTGAGCTACAGGCGAAAACGGCTGAGTTTCGGCAGCGACTCGACAATGGCGAGACCCTCGATGATTTACTGCCCGAGGCTTTTGCCGTGGTGCGCGAAGCTTCACGACGGGTACTGGGGATGCGCCACTTTGATGTCCAGCTCATCGGTGGCATGATTCTCCACGATGGCCAGATTGCCGAAATGAAAACGGGGGAAGGAAAAACCCTCGTGGCCACGCTGCCGGCCTACCTGAATGCCCTGACGGGGAAAGGGGTGCACATTGTTACGGTCAACGACTATCTGGCACGGCGGGATGCGGAATGGATGGGACAGGTGCATCGCTTTTTGGGTCTGACGGTCGGGCTGATTCAGCAGCACATGGCTCCCCAAGAGCGGCAGAAAAGCTATGCCTGCGATATCACCTATGCCACCAACAGCGAAATTGGCTTTGACTACCTGCGGGACAATATGGCTACGTCCATGGCTGAGGTGGTGCAGCGTCCCTTCAACTACTGCATCATTGACGAGGTGGATTCGGTACTGATTGACGAAGCCCGCACGCCCCTGATTATTTCAGGTCAAGTGGAGCGTCCCACCGAGAAGTACCTCAAGGCAGCTGAAGTTGCCCGCCTCCTGAAAAAGGACGAGCACTACGAGGTGGATGAAAAGGCTCGTAATGTCCTCATGACCGATGAGGGGTTTATCGAAGCTGAAAAACTATTGGGGGTAAGCGATCTCTATGACCCCCAAGACCCTTGGGCACACTATATCTTTAATGCCATCAAGGCCAAGGAACTCTTTCAGCGGGATGTGAACTACATCGTCCGCAATGGTGAAGTGGTGATTGTAGATGAATTCACGGGACGAGTCATGGTGGGTCGCCGCTGGAGTGATGGCCTGCATCAGGCGATCGAAGCCAAAGAAGGCCTCGACATTCAAAATGAGTCCCAAACCCTCGCCACAATTACCTACCAAAATCTCTTTTTGCTCTATCCCAAGTTGGCGGGGATGACGGGGACAGCCAAGACCGAAGAGGCAGAATTCGAGAAAATCTACAAGCTAGAAGTGACGGTGGTGCCCACCAATCGCCCCAGTCAGCGGCGGGACTTTCCCGATGTGGTCTATAAAACCGAGCGGGGTAAATGGCTGGCCGTGGCCTCTGAATGTGCCGAGATTCACGCTACGGGTCGCCCCGTGCTCGTGGGTACCACCAGTGTTGAAAAGTCGGAGCTACTGTCGCAACTGCTGCGGGAGTTGGAAATTCCCCATAACCTGCTGAATGCCAAACCTGAAAATGTGGAGCGAGAGTCGGAGATCATTGCCCAAGCCGGCCGCAAGGGCGCAGTGACGATCTCAACCAACATGGCAGGCCGAGGCACCGACATTATCCTAGGGGGGAATGCCGACTATATGGCACGCCTCAAGGTGCGGGAATACTTTATGCCTCGCATTGTCATGCCCCCCAGTGACGACCCGATGATGCTATTGGGGCTGAAAATGGATCGCGGCGGTGGCCAAGGCTTTAGTCAGGCGGCGCAGAAAAACTGGAAAGCCTCACCGGGACTCTTCCCCTGCGAAATTAGTCAGGATGCGGAAAAGCTGCTGCGCCATGCGGTGGATGTGGCGGTCAAGACCTATGGGGAGCGCAGTCTGCCGGAGTTGCAGGCGGAGGATATGCTGGCGATCGCCTCGGAGAAAGCACCGACCCAAGACCCTGTGATTCAAGCCCTGCGGGATGCCTTTAACCGTATCCGCGAAGAATATGAGGTGGTCACCAAGAAAGAACATGAAGAAGTGGTGGCTCTCGGTGGTTTGCACGTGATTGGGACAGAACGCCATGAATCGCGGCGGATTGATAACCAGTTGCGGGGACGGGCAGGACGCCAAGGCGACCCCGGATCCACGCGCTTTTTCCTGAGCTTGGAGGATAACCTGCTGCGCATCTTCGGGGGCGATCGCGTCGCCAGTATTATGAATGCCCTGCGCGTTGACGAGGATATGCCCATTGAGTCGGGACTCCTTACCCGCAGCTTGGAAAATGCCCAGCGCAAGGTGGAAACCTACTACTATGACATCCGTAAGCAGGTCTTTGAATACGACGAGGTGATGAATAACCAGCGGCGTGCCATCTATGCTGAGCGGCGGCGAGTGCTGGAAGGGGAAGACCTCAAGGATCGGGTGCTGGAGTACGCCGAAAAAACCATGGACGACATCATTGCCGCCTATGTCAATCCCGATCTGCCGCCAGAGGAATGGGATTTAGAGGGCTTGGTGGCCAAAGTACAGGAATTTGTCTATTTGCTGTCGGATCTACGCCCTGAGCATCTGGCTCATCTCAGCGTACCGGAGATGCAGGCCTTTTTGCATGAGCAAGTGCGCACCGCCTACGAGCAAAAAGAAGCAGAAATTGAGCGCATTCAAACGGGTCTGATGCGACAAGCGGAGCGGTTCTTTATCCTACAACAGATTGACCTGCTGTGGCGGGAGCACCTACAACAAATGGATGCCCTGCGCGAGTCGGTCGGCCTACGGGGCTATGGCCAAGAGGATCCCTTGGTGGAGTACAAACGGGAGGGCTACGAATTGTTCTTGGACATGATGGTGATGATTCGCCGCAATGTCGTGTATTCTCTCTTCCAGTTCCAGCCCCAAGTGGCACCGGCATCCTCGTCCTCAGATCAGGCCTAG
- a CDS encoding M23 family metallopeptidase, whose translation MPKQYRDGLYLCLGLLVMLGVTLAAWATAPSQNLAYWQRVIQQHQQHQQAVGQQRQQLERLEAAASDRLESLETNVDTTTQQLMAASDRLQAAEKLLKDLKEQQQTLSQRYEASVAVISDRLRRLQRYREIPQWAMIFEAETLNDWFEQQGRLRQVYERDRQHLAALVRDRERLQQQERQIQMQQRFIQALRQQLQQQQAVYEREAANQRQLIARLRSDRQALASIEAQLARDSAAIQQLINQRLGYVPRGAPPLPRSGRLAYPIQAPLTSPFGWRIHPILGTQRFHAGVDFGADFGTLIFAAEAGTVIFAGWSGGYGQTVILDHGGGMTTLYAHAQRLLVREGEFVRQGQPIAEVGSTGLSTGPHLHFEVRLNGEPSDPLAYL comes from the coding sequence ATGCCAAAACAATACCGCGACGGGCTATACCTTTGCCTTGGGCTGCTAGTGATGCTAGGCGTGACTTTGGCGGCTTGGGCAACGGCGCCCTCCCAAAACTTGGCGTATTGGCAGCGGGTGATCCAACAACATCAGCAGCACCAGCAGGCGGTGGGTCAGCAGCGTCAACAACTCGAACGCCTTGAGGCAGCGGCGAGCGATCGCCTTGAGAGTTTGGAAACCAATGTGGATACGACAACGCAGCAATTAATGGCGGCCAGCGATCGCCTGCAAGCAGCGGAAAAACTGCTCAAAGACCTCAAGGAACAGCAACAAACCCTCAGCCAGCGCTACGAAGCCAGTGTGGCCGTGATTAGCGATCGCCTGCGGCGGCTCCAACGCTACCGTGAGATTCCCCAGTGGGCAATGATCTTTGAAGCGGAAACGCTCAATGACTGGTTTGAGCAGCAGGGGCGTCTGCGTCAAGTCTATGAGCGCGATCGCCAGCACTTGGCCGCCTTGGTTCGCGATCGCGAGCGACTTCAGCAGCAGGAGCGACAAATTCAAATGCAACAGCGCTTCATTCAAGCCCTACGCCAACAACTGCAACAGCAACAGGCCGTCTATGAGCGCGAAGCTGCAAACCAACGGCAACTCATTGCTCGCCTCCGGAGCGATCGCCAAGCCCTTGCCTCCATTGAAGCCCAACTCGCCCGTGATAGTGCCGCCATTCAGCAGCTCATTAACCAACGCCTCGGTTATGTCCCTAGGGGCGCCCCACCCCTTCCCCGCAGTGGTCGTCTTGCCTACCCCATTCAAGCACCGCTGACCAGTCCCTTTGGTTGGCGGATTCACCCAATTTTAGGCACACAGCGATTTCATGCTGGGGTGGATTTTGGGGCAGATTTTGGCACCCTCATCTTTGCTGCTGAAGCGGGCACCGTGATCTTTGCCGGTTGGTCAGGGGGCTACGGCCAAACTGTGATTCTGGATCATGGCGGCGGCATGACAACCCTCTATGCCCATGCCCAGCGATTGCTCGTACGGGAAGGTGAATTTGTGCGGCAGGGACAGCCCATTGCTGAGGTTGGCTCGACGGGACTCTCAACAGGCCCCCACCTCCACTTTGAAGTGCGCCTGAACGGTGAACCCAGCGATCCCTTGGCCTATCTCTAG